A window from Cryptomeria japonica chromosome 1, Sugi_1.0, whole genome shotgun sequence encodes these proteins:
- the LOC131073482 gene encoding uncharacterized protein LOC131073482, translating into MGADEGTDTVLRAASMGGDHHIVEIPVDEEQIKVNSFSSPQHPLEEIADSRGHLLLLKLWQREEEVVAHHIQSKESRIESIRSEIFQLTCFFFAFHGIFLTLLFTAATQENADTCRRWWIPATMSFLTSLVFICVLLHKLIVQGNVVSILQRDKTDLRALSRCIQELRMKGVSFDLSKEPQPAKRWKSSSVEVKLGPLKWFSQFTLPIALTFVSGLLFWSCKVISCS; encoded by the coding sequence ATGGGCGCTGATGAAGGCACCGATACTGTTCTACGTGCAGCAAGTATGGGTGGTGATCATCATATTGTGGAGATCCCTGTGGATGAGGAGCAGATAAAAGTCAATTCTTTTTCTTCTCCACAACACCCATTAGAAGAAATTGCAGATAGCAGGGGCCACCTGCTCCTGCTCAAACTGTGGCAGAGGGAGGAGGAAGTTGTTGCCCACCACATTCAATCGAAAGAGTCTAGGATTGAGAGCATCAGATCAGAGATTTTCCAACTTACTTGCTTCTTTTTTGCTTTTCATGGAATTTTTCTGACTCTTCTTTTTACTGCTGCTACCCAAGAGAATGCTGATACTTGTAGGAGATGGTGGATCCCTGCTACTATGTCATTTCTGACCTCTTTGGTTTTCATTTGTGTTCTTCTGCACAAGCTGATTGTTCAAGGCAATGTTGTAAGTATCTTGCAGAGGGACAAGACTGATTTGAGGGCTCTGAGCAGATGCATTCAAGAGTTGAGAATGAAGGGTGTGAGCTTCGATTTGTCAAAAGAGCCTCAGCCTGCTAAGAGGTGGAAGAGCTCTAGTGTGGAAGTTAAATTAGGCCCTCTCAAATGGTTCTCTCAATTTACTCTTCCCATTGCCTTAACTTTTGTATCAGGCCTGCTCTTCTGGTCATGCAAGGTGATTTCTTGCAGCTAG